Part of the Leptolyngbya sp. BL0902 genome, GGCTTCTGTGTCCGCACTGGAAACGGCCTCATTTTGAAGGGGGGCAACGAAGCTAGCCAAACCAATCAGGCCATTGTCCAAGCTCTGCACCATGGCCTGGTTCAGGTCAATCGGCCAACAACAGCCCTGCTGTTCCTCTCCGATGATTCTGGGGATGCGGCCCGATCCTGGCTGGTTCAAGATCCTGGCGTGAATCTCGTGATTCCCTACGGACGCCCGAGCTTGGTTAAACAGGTCATTCGCCAAGCGGCTGTTCCCGTCTTGCCCACCGCCATGGGCAACTGCTATCTGTACTGGTCAGCCTCCGGCAAAGCAGCCACCGTCGCTTCTATCGTGATCGACAGCCATCGGGGAGAACCAGATGCGGTGAATGCGGTGGAAAAAGTGCTCATCCATGAAGCCTGTACTACGGCGGCGGTGGCCCAGCTCTGTCGCCTGCTGTGGGATAGCGGGTTTAAGGTCTTGGGTGACGATGCCCTACACCAAGACCTGCCGGACTTGCCCCTTGCCGCGGTCAATGACTGGCACCAACCCCTGTTGGCCAAGCGAGTTTTGTTAAAGCGAGTGGACAATCTAGCCCAGGCCGCCGCCTGGATTAACCGCCACAGCAGTGGCCATGCCAACGTTCTCGTCAGCGACACCTACTCTGAGACGGTGCAGTTTCCCCGTTTGGTGAATAGTGCGGTGGTCTATGTCAATGCCTCCCCCCGTTTTGTCCGCAACCCTTCCCAAGCGGCGGCCATTGCCCTAGGCATGACTACTCAGCAGGGGCGCTGTCAGGGATTTGTGGGGCTCAATGCCCTGCTGACCGTCCGCCACATTTTGCAAGGTCTGAGTGAGGATCGGTAGGTCTAGCCCGGGGCCTAGGGCTAAGAACTGCCAGGGGCCAATCTTTCGAGGGAGAGACACCCGGCGGTCATGGCTTGAACTATCCAGGCGGCCAAGCCCCTTTTGGGGGGCTTCCCCTAGGGAACCTTCAGCAATCTTAATATCCAGATAAAAAATTGCCCAAGCTCAAATCAGACTATTCAGAGCACCAAGGCAATGGGTACACTCAGACAGATTCTCTTTCCGTCCCATCGTTGTTGAGAGCGTAGGTTATGGCAGCTTCCTCTGGCCCCATTGCAGCAACCCCGAAGCCGATCCAGTTTGGCACCGATGGCTGGCGCGGCATCATCGCCGCCGACTTTACCTTCGAGCGCGTTGCTCAGGTGGCTGCCATCTCTGCCCATGTGTTGCAGCAATGCTTTGGCGAAACCACAGGTAGTCGGACGGTGGCGGTGGGATATGATCGCCGATTTCTCTCCGCTGAATTTGCCCGCACGGCTGCCGAGGCCATTGCTTCCCAGGGCTTTGATGTCTGGCTGTCCCAAGACTATGCCCCAACCCCGGCCTTCAGTTTTGTGGCCAAGCATCAAAACCTCCTCGGGGCGATTGTAATCACCGCGAGCCACAATCCCCCTGCCTATTCTGGCCTCAAAATTAAAGGAGCCTTTGGGGGGTCAGTTTCCCCGGATGTCACTCAGCAGGTGG contains:
- a CDS encoding aldehyde dehydrogenase family protein; amino-acid sequence: MVTPGSQEELSAAVGEVAQAGCNLWLGGVEAQSQILEAMADQLEAAQNDILEANTLDLEASLEMAVPDLVLDWLKLTPERLHIASKILRRLAFLGDPRWLNALPASRWAKDAAGYSQVVPVGVVAFVYEAFPELAAIMAGFCVRTGNGLILKGGNEASQTNQAIVQALHHGLVQVNRPTTALLFLSDDSGDAARSWLVQDPGVNLVIPYGRPSLVKQVIRQAAVPVLPTAMGNCYLYWSASGKAATVASIVIDSHRGEPDAVNAVEKVLIHEACTTAAVAQLCRLLWDSGFKVLGDDALHQDLPDLPLAAVNDWHQPLLAKRVLLKRVDNLAQAAAWINRHSSGHANVLVSDTYSETVQFPRLVNSAVVYVNASPRFVRNPSQAAAIALGMTTQQGRCQGFVGLNALLTVRHILQGLSEDR